The Acropora muricata isolate sample 2 chromosome 4, ASM3666990v1, whole genome shotgun sequence genome contains the following window.
GGACAGTAGACTTGAGATTCTCCATTAGCTGATCCACTCTCGCAGAATTTTGGATCCCCGAAGACCAGAAAACGGAAGTAAAAATATCTAAGGACAAGAAAGAGGAAAGATATCatgaaaacctaaaaacaataTCAACGAGAGAGGCAGCAATGCACACAAAGCTGAATTGGAATTTAACTCACTGTATTCAGTAAGGAAAAAACATTTTGCCCGCCAGACAAAACACTTCTCAAGTATCACAGCGCAGGAAACATACTATGTCAATGTAGTGGACATACACCTCCAGGGCGTTCGCACACTGACAACATAATATATCCCTCTAGGATACAAAAACAAACATACATACGATAAATCACCCCTCTAGGGCTACTCCTGGACGCCTCTCTAAGGTATAACACGAATAACTCGAAATTTCTAACAAAGAATAAGAACTTCGCACAGAAACACAATCTCTACCCCGAATGGAATCAAACACACGGAACTAGAAAGCATTCACGAGATAACTCAGAATCCAATCTAAGGGTGATGTTAAAGTCAAGACGAAGAGCTAACAAAACGAATGTCAATGGCTTGCTACCAAAAATTGAGTTCTTAGCTTTTCCTCTAATAAATAAACGAGGCAAACTAGGCAGGATAACCCAGTCATGGATAAACTCCAATGGAAACCATCCGAACACAGGATAGGCCAAAAGTGAGCAGACTTCCAAAGGGGAACGATCAGAGTTCCTTGAGCACTGCAAATCTCCATGTGCTTAATAACTTTACACGTTAAATACACAGGGGGCACAACCAGTTATCATGACGAGACCAATCCTGAGAAAATGCGTTAACTCCACTCGAACCAGGCTGGTAAAACCTTGAATTAAAGCACTGGATTTTGGCATTATAGGAACAAGCGAACCTATCGCAGGTATGCCGGCCCCATAAATGGTCAAGAGCATTGAAGACCGTATCGTTCAGTAATCATGTAGTCCTCATAATCAACAAACTTGCTTATATCATCCGCCACATTATTAAGGTCTCTTGGGATCCATTGCATGTCGATATTAATAGCATTAAGTAAACAACTTCGATGAATATCCATTGCAAGCTCCTGTAAAGCTGGAGTCTTAGACCCCGAATTAACGATCTGAACGACGTTCTGATTATCCGTGAACCTCGTAACTGCCTGGGATTTCAAGGACTCTACGAAGGCCTGCAAAGATAAAGAAACGGCTAACAGCTCTCGGAAAGTAGAACTTTGAGCTCCCTTGAAGTCTGACCAGTTTTGATGGAACACCTTCCCCTTGAACTCGATGAACCTGCCGCAAGCTGAACCAGAGGCATCGGAATAGACGATCTTCAAAGGCTTGTGCCTGACAGGCCGAATAGGTATACCGTTAAGAACTGCCACATTAGATTTCCAGAAATTCAACTCATCCAGAGCTTCAGACGAAGGACGAACGAAAGAATTCCAGGTTGGCACGGTATTGATGACTGCGAATAAATTTCTAGACATAAGCCTAGAAACATTGCCAACGAACGAACTAAGAGAGATGATTTTTCCGCAAACAGAGGCAAGCTTGCGAACTGGATCACAAGACGAGGAAAAAGCCAAAAGAGCCGCTAAGTCTTCTTTTAAACCGTTAATCCGTTGGTCAGGAGTAGAAATTTCAGACGTGGAAGTGTTGAGAACGGCGCCGAGCCAAGTAATAACCTGAATGGGCTCCCAAACGCATTTGGACTTGTTAGGCACAAAGCCAGATTTAAGAAGATCTGCATGTACCTGCAAATTGGcgattttttccttatttttgtcTGCAGCGGCTCCGAGACCATCATCCAAATAAACCACGATCGACTTTGCTTCAGATCTCCATTTCTTGACTAAAGGCTTGAGTAATTTAGTAAATAAATAAGGCGCAGAACTGAGGCCAAACGGGAGAACAGAAATTTAAACTGGAAAAACCTGGTGTGCCTTGCAGAAAACGTCCCCCAAATGATAGATACTTCCTGTGCTCCGGGAATATTTCCACGTGATGGTAACCAGATTTTAAGTCAAAAGTAAACATAAAATCTTCAGGATTCAAAATCTCTTTCCCAATAGACAAATCCTCACACCTGAATCGGCATTTATAAAGGCACTGATTAACGTGGCGAAGGTCTAAAATTTAAGGCTTTTTGCCAGATTTTTGAATCGATAAGGACAAAGGATTGATGATAATAGGAGCTTCAGTGACGCAACCATTGATAACGAGATCATTGATGGCAGTTCGACGAAAACAGGCTGTTCCAAAGCCGAACTATTGTTTCTAGCTGTGAAGGGCGGAGCAATTTGAGGAAGGGGGAACTTGTGGCCATAGTCAATAACATCGAGGACAAGGTCCGGATATAGAGCGACATTCAAAGAAAGTCATTTGGAATTCTGACCGGTATTAGAAgacaatagtttttctttttcttctggaTTTATTGAATTATAACATTCGGCACTCTCAAACAACAGTTTTTCTTTATCCTCAGGATTTAGTGAACTATACCATTCTGCTCTCTCAGACaacagtttttctttgtcttcagATCTTTGTGAACTAAACCATTCTGCTCTCTCTTTTTTGCGTGCACCATCCTATGATTTATAGTATTCTGCTCTTTTAGACGGAACCTTTTCCTTTTCTATGGGATAAAGTGAATTATACCATCTATTTGTCCATTCTCTCTTGTTGTACGAGAGCTTTCCTTTTCCTACCGGATCCATGCTTTCATACTTCTGATGTTTATCAGACAAACACTTTTTTTTAGTAGCAGGCTGTGcataactttcttttttctccttaaATCTATTTATTTCTGACTATTAGACTTATGTTTTGCAATAACCTTCAGTCTTACAGCACTTGAAAAATTACTGGAACAatataaaaatttaatataacATTCTGTATCTCTGGATTGAAATTTGTTCTTTAGTATATCCAATATTGACTGAATAAGAGAATTCAAGTCATTGTTATTTTGGAATACCTCTAGCTTTCTATCAGGGGTTAATGCTAGAAGGTAAGTAATAAAAGTCTTCCATGGCACAACTACCACATATATTACCAGTATAGCTTGGACTGTATTGAGGGTGATAAATTGAATTGAACATTGTAGTCATTTCAGGTACTTCTGTCAGCAGTAAATAGGATTGCCTGGATAGTCTGGATAAAGCAGTATACAGTTCATTACCAGTGTTCATGATATTGACTGAGCCTGTTGAGGAAGTAATACCATTTCTGGGATTATGTATGAGGGAAGTAAGGGACATAGCCACACACCATGTACCTGCATTTGAGCCAAACAATAACACATTGTTTTGACTGTAAGGAGCCTTAATTGTTTTTAAAGGATCAATGGGAGGACCAAGGTTTGTTTCCACATCTTTAGACAGGTTGAACTTGCAATGATTTATGTTGTGATTCagatttttaaaacatttggTGCTGAAGAACTTTTCATTAACTTATTAAGataataattagtttttagtttcaTCCTGTGCTTTCTATACTTTCGATGCATCCTTTTTGATGACACAACACATTTGTATTTGATTCTTTTCACCGCAGAAGAGTgaaattttatatttatttttcgtTTGTGTACACTTCTGACATGTACCCTACCTTCGTTAATAAACATATGCATACGGCATGACCTTGGTATGTTTTTCTTTACGTATGTTCGAAGCAAGCGCCTTACATTCCTGGATTTATGCAAAATACTTGAAATCTTTTTGCGTGGTATTCTGCTGGGTTCTCTATCGCGAACACGAACAGCATGGGTGCGCGTGTGACGAGTTAAATAAAGAAACTTTTCGTATCGAGATCTAcagtttttttgttaaaaatgagttttcatcatcatcatgtgcAATCACAGATAACTGTATGGCCTTGTCAAACAAAATCTTCATCGAATGTGTTCATGGCAGCTCGTGTTGAAGACATGAACAAGTTCACGCATTTTCttgcggaggaaacataatacaaaaaaaaactcaacgCATTTTAGGAGTCGTGCCTACGGCCTGGGCACGAGTGAAAAACGAAGCCAACATGCAACTTGAGCAAATTTCAGTGGAAGACATGGGATTTCTTGTTGATTTGCGATAGAACGCTTTTTTCAACGAAGCGGTGGCTTTTTTTCCGCCAAAATGTACTACATTTACGGGAAATAATTTCCATGCATCTCTCAAGGTATAGAAGATACGTGGCCGAGTAATAGATTGtcaaaattttcaataattattcgCCATTTATGATTATGAGTTTTTTTCAGTTCGCAGTTATGCGTATTATATGCTCAG
Protein-coding sequences here:
- the LOC136913629 gene encoding uncharacterized protein gives rise to the protein MDPVGKGKLSYNKREWTNRCSAPYLFTKLLKPLVKKWRSEAKSIVVYLDDGLGAAADKNKEKIANLQVHADLLKSGFVPNKSKCVWEPIQVITWLGAVLNTSTSEISTPDQRINGLKEDLAALLAFSSSCDPVRKLASVCGKIISLSSFVGNVSRLMSRNLFAVINTVPTWNSFVRPSSEALDELNFWKSNVAVLNGIPIRPVRHKPLKIVYSDASGSACGRFIEFKGKVFHQNWSDFKGAQSSTFRELLAVSLSLQAFVESLKSQAVTRFTDNQNVVQIVNSGSKTPALQELAMDIHRSCLLNAINIDMQWIPRDLNNVADDISKFVDYEDYMITERYGLQCS